The nucleotide sequence AATATTAGATTTAAATCTCTTATTGTTGTTTTTATCAATCGAATTAAATCTAATTGAAAATATTTTAAATTTATTTGTAATTTCTCTCCTGTTATAGTCACCTTTTGAAAGTTCATCAATAAATTGTTTGTATTCTACAAGAATTTGGTCACAATGAGTTATGTGATAAGACTTTAAAGATCTATGAATTAAAAATTTGTTTTGTAGATAATAAGCAATTAATAATGGCATTCCTATATCTACTAAAATAGATATGAATGCTAATAAATTTGAAACGTCAATATCTATTGAGATTGAGAATTGTATTAATTTAAACAATAAATAGCATATAATTATAATTACTAAGATAATTGTTTTCATTTAACCTCTTTTCTAGGATTACCCTTTTCATATTTTTTCTTCCAAGATGGTAAAATTTCGTTTAAAATTATTTCTTCCCAATCAGGTTCTTGCTCTGATTTAATTTTTAAATGACTAATAATGTTTTTATATTCAAAATCATATACTAAATTACCAAACGCTTCATCTAAAAAAGAAGATGCATAACCAGCAGTGTTATCTAAATCTACAAGTAAAATTTTATTTTCTGAAATTGCTTTTTCGTAATTAGGTTTTACAACATCATAATAAAATTGTTCTCCAGAGTTTTCATCCTGCTCGATATATCTAACGTCAGGATATTCTGTAAAATCTAAAACTTTAATTAAAATGTTCTCCATCTTTTTGTAATAATATTAAATCTAATTCCCAATAGTAAAAAGTTCCACTAAATTCTCTATCTAAAATTATGCTATTCTTTGTTTCTAAATTCAAATATACGTCATTTGTGATACAAATTAGGTTTTTTACAGTATTCTTAACGCTTTGATGTTGAATTATTGGTAAACCTCTATTTCTATTATTCTGTGTTTTAAATCTTGAATTGTACTTTTTGTCAAACAAATTCTTTAACATAAGGTCATTTGAAAATTTTCTGTCTTTTAATAATTGTTTGATTCTTCTGTCCAATCTAATATTTAATTGTTGTAATATTCCTAATCCGTTATCAGTAAAAGTAAAGTATAATTTATTTTCATTTTTCTTGTAATTTATACCAAGCACCCAATGTTTTTCATCTTTACCTTTATAATAAGCATGTTCAATTGAATTAGCATTCATTTCCATTATCAAAGTATATATTGGTCTATAATGTTGCTTTGTGCCAGTTAAAGCCTCCATCGCTAATTTTATATTTTCACCAACTATTTTACCTTTTCCTTTAGTTGTGGAATATCCCAGAAGGAGTAAGTTTTTATTTTCGTTTTTTCTTGTTTTTATATTATTAGTTAATCTCTTGTTAACCTTACTGATGTTTTGGAAAAAACCACTTTCTAATAAAAAATTATAAGCATTTTTATTTTTAGGAACGGAGCCAGAAACTAATTTATTATTTAATGTTAATTCTTCAACAGATGATAATAATAAAGAAATAGCTCCAATATCAATATTTTGAACATCATCTAAATCAATTAAAATTTCTGAGATATCATCATTATTTTTAAGGCTTTTAAGATTTGCTATAAAATTTATCACTTCTTTTGGATAAATTAAAAGTTCAAAATTATTGTCAGGTTTTAAAATGACTGTTTTTTTTCTCCTTTTGATATAATCAACATAAAAATCCTTAAAATTAGTAAACGGATGAATTCTAATAATTCTTGCTTTATTACGCCTTTTTCTTTCAGCTTTACTAATTCTATGATATCTTTTATAGCTTTTACTTAAATTTTTCAATTTAATATTTTGAATTTATATTGGTATGTAGTTTTTATAAAATTGCCTATAACGGTTTGCAGCTACCCGAAGGTGGCGATTTCGAAGCACTTCACTGTCAACCAAGCACAAACTTTGATAGAAGCACAAAGCTTGATTTAACCACTGAACCGCCACTTTTGGGTAGGTGCTGTGTGTGCCCTGCATATGCAGGACACACCCCGAAAGCTTTTCAAATAGTTCAAAAATACAAATTTAGTTTTAAGAACCAAGTTTTCGGGGTGTTATTTTTCCAGAGGGTGTGAGTCCCTTACGAGCGGATTGAACCCCGAATCGTTAGCAAGCTGCAAGGTGGTTTATCGTGAGGTATGCACTGAAGGAAGCAGGACTGCAAAAGTCTGTACCGACGAACAGAAAGTACATAAGAGGCATAACAATAAGGATGAGTATCCACAGCAATACGAAGTCCAAAACAGTGTTCTGAACATGCTATTAAATCAGATTATTGTTATGTAGATGTACCGGCGATAGACGGAAGGAAAAAGCATTTACCAGGGGAGGTCTTGGCAATTACGAGTTAATCAAGCCAAGAAGTCAGCAGAGGTCATAGTACTTGAAAGTAACGAGATGCGAATAGATACCGCATAGGCCTCACAAACAAGGAAGGACTGAACGTAAAGAGGTTTTCAATAGGTAACGGAATCTCGCCAAGGCGGATAGCCCCACTTAACGAAAACAGGTTGAAAAACAACTAAAATGATAACAAGAGTAGTACAACCTTTTCAACTTCAAAAAGCATTGGAACACGTGATTGCCAATAAAGGCAATGCGGGTGTTGATGGTGTTTCTATCCGAGAACTCCGTAAGGTGTTTTCTGAAAAGAAACTACAACTGATTGAAGCAATCAAACAAGGCAACTACCAAGTACAACCCATTTTAGGTATTGAAATTCCCAAGGAAAACGGAAAAACCCGATTATTGGGCGTTCCAACTACTACAGAACGTGTGTTGCAACAAGCCGTAGCACAAACTATTGCACCGCTTTTTGAACCCGAATTTAGTAATTACAGCTATGGATTTAGACCTCACAAAAATGCCCGACAAGCCGTTGGACAAGCACGAGACTACATCCATTCAGGATTAAACCACATTGTGGATATCGACCTGAAAAATTTCTTTGACGAAGTTGACCACTGTTTATTACTGAATTTAATCTATCAAAAAGTGAAATGCAAAGTTACGATGCAACTGATACGCAAATGGCTCAGAGCACCGATTAAAATCAATGGAAAGCTACGCAAACGAAGAAAAGGCGTTCCGCAAGGTTCTCCCTTAAGTCCACTAATGTCAAACATCTTACTCCATCAATTGGATAAAGAAATGACCCGAAGAGGACACAAATTTGTACGTTATGCGGATGATTTTAGTATTTACAGCAAAAGCCACAATCAAGCCCAAGCTACAAGAGTGGTGATTGAAAAGTTTCTCAAGGACAAACTCAAATTGACTATAAATGAAGAAAAGAGCGGTATAAGAAAACCCGTCAACTTCACGATTTTAGGATTTGGGTTCGTACCTACGTATGAAAAAGGAAGCAAGAATCAATACCAATTCATAGTAGCCGAAAAGGCGTGGAAGAAACTAAAAGAACGACTTAAAACAATTACCCGAAAAACCACACCTGCCACCTTTGAAGAGCGTATTGCCAAGATAAAAGAAGTGCAACGCGGATGGCTGAACTATTTTCAAGGCACAAGTATTTTAGGCAAATTACGCGATTTAGATGGTTGGTTACGCAACCGACTGCGCTACTGCATTTGGCATCATTGGAAGAAACCCGAAAGGAAAAGGAAAAACCTGATTCGATTGGGCGCCAGCCAAGACCACGCCTATGCTTGGAGCAGAACACGAAATGCTTTGCATTCACGAACACCAATAAAACAATAAAAAAAGCGTGAGTAAAAGGTGGTTGGGCAATAGCACAAAGTCCTATTTTAAACACCACCATTACTCTACAACGCTTGAAGAAAAGAGGTTATGTTTCCTTAACCGAATTACATTTACAACTTAACCCATCTCTTTGCGAACCGCCAAGTACGTGACCCGTACGCGTGGTGGTG is from Paenimyroides aestuarii and encodes:
- a CDS encoding STAS-like domain-containing protein: MENILIKVLDFTEYPDVRYIEQDENSGEQFYYDVVKPNYEKAISENKILLVDLDNTAGYASSFLDEAFGNLVYDFEYKNIISHLKIKSEQEPDWEEIILNEILPSWKKKYEKGNPRKEVK
- the ltrA gene encoding group II intron reverse transcriptase/maturase — protein: MITRVVQPFQLQKALEHVIANKGNAGVDGVSIRELRKVFSEKKLQLIEAIKQGNYQVQPILGIEIPKENGKTRLLGVPTTTERVLQQAVAQTIAPLFEPEFSNYSYGFRPHKNARQAVGQARDYIHSGLNHIVDIDLKNFFDEVDHCLLLNLIYQKVKCKVTMQLIRKWLRAPIKINGKLRKRRKGVPQGSPLSPLMSNILLHQLDKEMTRRGHKFVRYADDFSIYSKSHNQAQATRVVIEKFLKDKLKLTINEEKSGIRKPVNFTILGFGFVPTYEKGSKNQYQFIVAEKAWKKLKERLKTITRKTTPATFEERIAKIKEVQRGWLNYFQGTSILGKLRDLDGWLRNRLRYCIWHHWKKPERKRKNLIRLGASQDHAYAWSRTRNALHSRTPIKQ